From a region of the Etheostoma cragini isolate CJK2018 chromosome 22, CSU_Ecrag_1.0, whole genome shotgun sequence genome:
- the si:ch211-285f17.1 gene encoding sickle tail protein homolog isoform X15, producing the protein MSDADVPTAFTRGSRIRASLPVVRSTNQTKDRSLGVLYLQYGDETKQIRMPNEITSIDTIRALFVSAFSQQLTMKMLESPSVAVYVKDDMRNMYYELTDVRNITDHSCLKVYHKDPAQAFSHGPRPANSDARIHSEMVHAGRDGPQPLRQPPMGPPSHHPMQGALPPTPQSMPPSPSRIPFGPRQGSIPGNATIPRDRLTNTNPPARSISPCPSAILERRDVKPDEDIGGKSHSLSRGNEGLYADPYLLQDGRISMATTHGPHPSPGLDGPDHGMGGFHRASIRSTSSYSGPSPTDTMDHPSLYRQKSRNSQLPTLGSKTPPPSPHRMAEVRIIDIQCGSPHGVPPHGGPPHGGPPHGVPPHGVLMERSSPVRQSFRKEDMAGNKPRSNMGSPTVSDLQGHLQGPIPAANEHHTRVRMKAMEQQIASLTGLVQHALLKEPNTSGTKELLSERPPKTSSPAHSAHSSGGSPVLAPKSSRAPSDKGPVPLKVNLLQFRKNVSDLRMQLHQMKQLQLQNQEALRVQLKRAEQEISVRLAEAMRGLEDPVQRQRALVEEDRHKYLGLEEHVLIQLGELEQYVGSLQKVSAETHRVVTLKDLEEGAVTLRKVGESLAGLKGEFPALQTRMGSVLRVEVEAVKFLKEEPHKLDSMLKRVKSLTDTLSSLKRCAIEGPQKGPDPSANVQVDNSLSAAAEALAEAGSTSAPLEPQSSTIKSEVMPASPVVIHHVQSSRVHMQQSQQSAALTVQPSPPLTPSPSHTPSPNPSKSQGWESPNGAASDPPSPGHHKKPQGYPVNNGNGTGLVIEELQNSQDKSKNRALCIKAAEKEWEERRQNMGHYDGKEFEKILLEAQANMMKGIPSLDVQENPALHPAVTAEQADIHKPVESPTEEPLSMPKSDESGKKGPQKPTNPLLEKPAKPALERPSKTATKPAPTESFTKQGTEKSIKSPPPPPPRKTYSSSSSGMTTTRSGEVVYTSRKESISAQEGEVDPPPQSPQPKPNKVPPETKPKPATPPPITASVIGEEEDEGDKIMAELQVFQKCKVKDVGVKYLVEPTSRIEPQIRELRPGALLPLKEKKQSSEPTREDKDPDTDENGNTTVRQSQGVIYYVTGQIPKEPPPSGTEETPEHREPTQPPSQVSNVNVNDNSSSQQQPPLSPPPKSPPPISPKPVGLKGFKLPRKQVKRSESLKTSAEKEKGKILNKINNEKKSKVIQKHVSTSENIIPEPVAITPPSTIREVPKSSVALSEDIDPLKANCEEGNDEASLSPDLPGEEAPPPPDNIAFMITNTKVQALSCGEYQELVNAKKGSVQTVTVGSATNQAYSTADHNGPQDNGFNKKPVIIIFDEPMDIRSAYKRLSTVFECEEELDRMLAAECIEEESEESDTERSGGPQVKAGGTEVVDGINVSTSQVTADHFDILPSSSSSILESNGDAKQDVKKKFKFKFPKKQLAALTQAIRTGTKSGKKTLQVVVYEDEEEPDGTVKQHKEAKRYEITRSKSLADAPKATGSVALKRQNSDSLYRTDEIRKNTYKTLDSLEQTIKQLETTISEMGPCSPGEPVCTEEAKAGNGKSSEGVGLKRSSSLPTSRASGPKVPSKNFLQKKPKPQLLPRPVVIPTTTTTTVPSVPSTVQQIPLQNTSVASPTSRMPVPLSAKSRQSPGTTDKAGKQQKLQDAQRQFRQANGSAKRVGGDHKTTSPTIPTSKIPAFYPSSTKGSSQSAPNSDATNPINSSSSSSSSSSSSVTKSSLLSFHTPRSGSQPSSHIPSLSNGSLKLPTPSQHTGKALSFSSQTQNGRVHSSSSFSSSSSSPSPLSPTPLGPGGKSIRTIHTPSFTSYRSHNGSSGKSCIPTATAAKDTT; encoded by the exons ATGTCTGATGCCGACGTACCTACAGCCTTTACCCGCGGTAGCCGGATTCGTGCTAGCCTGCCCGTGGTGCGGTCAACCAACCAGACAAAGGACCGATCGCTTG GTGTGCTGTACCTGCAGTACGGGGACGAGACCAAACAGATCCGCATGCCTAATGAGATCACCAGCATTGACACTATCAGAGCTTTGTTTGTTAGTGCCTTCTCGCAGCAGCTGACTATGAAGATGTTGGAGTCACCAAGCGTCGCCGTCTACGTCAAAGATGACATGAGAAATATGTATTATGAGCTCACTGATGTCAG GAACATCACGGATCACTCCTGCCTGAAGGTCTACCACAAAGACCCAGCACAGGCGTTCAGCCACGGGCCAAGACCTGCCAACAGCGATGCCAGG ATCCACAGTGAGATGGTGCATGCCGGTCGTGATGGCCCTCAACCTCTGAGACAGCCCCCCATGGGTCCCCCATCACACCACCCAATGCAGGGAGCACTTCCCCCGACTCCCCAGTCCATGCCCCCATCCCCCTCCAGAATCCCATTTGGCCCACGGCAAGGCTCTATACCTGGCAATGCCACTATCCCAAGGGACCGGCTGACTAATACCAACCCTCCGGCTCGCTCTATCTCACCCTGTCCCAGCGCCATTCTGGAGAGACGGGATGTCAAGCCAGATGAGGACATAGGTGGGAAAAGCCACAGTCTTTCCAGGGGAAATGAGGGGCTGTATGCAGACCCGTACTTGCTCCAAGACGGAAGAATTAGTATGGCTACTACCCATGGACCACACCCCAGCCCTGGTCTTGATGGTCCAGATCATGGCATGGGGGGATTTCACCGTGCCTCAATCCGCTCCACAAGCTCTTACAGCGGGCCCAGCCCCACAGACACTATGGATCACCCCTCTCTGTACAGGCAGAAGTCCAGAAACAGCCAGCTACCTACTTTGGGCTCCAAGactcctcccccatcccctcaCCGGATGGCTGAGGTACGGATAATTGACATCCAGTGCGGGTCTCCTCATGGTGTGCCACCTCATGGCGGGCCTCCTCATGGCGGGCCTCCTCATGGTGTACCACCCCATGGCGTTCTCATGGAGAGAAGCTCACCTGTGCGCCAGTCCTTCAGGAAGGAGGATATGGCAGGGAACAAGCCTCGGAGCAACATGGGATCACCTACAGTTTCAGACCTCCAGGGTCACCTCCAGGGTCCCATCCCAGCTGCCAATGAGCATCACACACG AGTGCGAATGAAGGCTATGGAGCAACAGATTGCCAGCTTGACTGGTCTTGTTCAGCATGCACTTTTAAAGGAGCCAAACACTAGTGGCACCAAGGAGCTACTAAG TGAGAGACCCCCGAAGACATCATCTCCAGCCCACAGTGCACATAGCTCAG GTGGTTCCCCAGTCTTGGCTCCCAAGAGCAGTAGAGCTCCATCAGACAAGGGCCCAGTTCCTCTCAAAGTCAACCTCCTGCAGTTCAGGAAGAATGTTTCTGACCTCAGGATGCAACTCCATCAGATGAAACAGCTTCAG CTCCAGAACCAGGAGGCTTTAAGAGTCCAGCTGAAGCGGGCCGAGCAGGAAATCAGTGTTAGACTCGCTGAGGCCATGCGGGGTCTGGAGGACCCTGTGCAGAGGCAGAGAGCTTTGGTGGAAGAGGACAGGCACAAGTACTTGGGTCTGGAGGAGCATGTCCTCATACAGCTAGG CGAATTGGAGCAGTATGTCGGCTCTCTGCAGAAAGTCTCCGCAGAGACACACCGAGTAGTGACCCTGAAGGATTTGGAGGAGGGAGCGGTGACTCTGAGGAAGGTGGGAGAATCTCTGGCAGGGCTCAAAG GAGAGTTCCCAGCCCTACAAACGAGAATGGGGTCGGTGCTCAGGGTAGAAGTGGAAGCTGTCAAGTTTTTGAAGGAGGAGCCTCATAAACTGGATAGCATGCTGAAAAGGGTCAAGAGCCTGACTGATACACTCAGCAGTCTGAAAAG ATGTGCTATTGAGGGCCCTCAGAAAGGACCTGATCCCTCTGCTAATGTCCAAGTGGACAACAGcctttcagcagcagcagaagcccTTGCAGAAGCTGGCTCCACATCCGCCCCACTGGAGCCCCAGAGCTCCACTATCAAATCAGAGGTGATGCCTGCCTCTCCGGTGGTCATCCATCATGTCCAGAGCTCCCGGGTCCACATGCAACAGTCCCAGCAGTCTGCAGCATTGACAGTACAGCCGAGCCCACCGCTCACTCCCAGCCCCTCTCACACCCCCAGTCCCAACCCGAGCAAGAGTCAAGGCTGGGAATCTCCCAACGGGGCAGCCTCGGATCCACCGAGTCCTGGCCATCATAAGAAGCCACAAGGGTACCCAGTGAATAATGGCAACGGCACAGGTCTTGTCATAGAGGAGCTCCAGAACAGTCAGGACAAGAGCAAAAACAGAGCCCTGTGCATAAAG GCAGCAGAGAAGGAGTGGGAAGAGAGGAGGCAGAACATGGGTCATTATGATGGAAAAGAGTTTGAAAAGATCCTCCTGGAGGCCCAGGCCAACATGATGAAGGGCATTCCCAGTCTAGATGTGCAAGAGAACCCAGCACTTCACCCTGCTGTCACCGCAGAACAAGCAGACATCCATAAGCCTGTGGAGTCACCCACAG agGAACCCCTGTCTATGCCTAAGTCTGATGAATCAGGCAAAAAGGGGCCTCAGAAACCTACAAATCCTCTGTTGGAGAAACCAGCCAAACCTGCACTGGAGAGACCCTCGAAGACTGCCACTAAGCCAGCTCCCACTGAAAGTTTTACAAAGCAAGGGACTGAAAAGTCCATTAAGTCCCCACCGCCACCTCCTCCAAGGAAGACCTACTCCAGCTCGAGCTCAGGTATGACCACCACACGCTCTGGCGAAGTGGTCTACACCAGCAGGAAGGAGTCCATCTCGGCACAG GAGGGTGAAGTGGACCCTCCACCTCAAAGTCCCCAACCCAAGCCCAACAAGGTGCCACCGGAGACCAAGCCGAAGCCAGCCACCCCTCCCCCCATCACTGCTTCAGTTAtcggagaggaggaggatgaaggggACAAGATCATGGCAGAGCTCCAG GTATTCCAGAAGTGCAAAGTTAAGGATGTAGGGGTGAAATATTTGGTAGAACCCACCTCTCGAATTGAACCGCAAATCAGAGAATTAAGACCAGGGGCCTTATTGCCCCTCAAagagaaaaag CAGAGCTCAGAGCCCACTCGAGAGGATAAAGACCCAGACACAGATGAAAATGGGAATACTACTGTCCGACAGAGCCAAGGG GTCATATACTATGTGACTGGCCAGATTCCCAAAGAGCCACCCCCGTCAGGAACGGAGGAAACCCCCGAACACCGAGAGCCCACACAACCTCCATCACAGGTGTCAAATGTCAATGTTAATGACAATTCTTCAAGCCAGCAGCAGCCACCACTGTCTCCACCACCCAAATCACCCCCACCTATATCACCTAAACCTGTGGGACTGAAAGGATTCAAACTTCCAAGGAAGCAAGTTAAACGCTCCGAATCCTTGAAGACCAGTGCAGAAAAGGAGAAGGGGAAAATTCTCAATAAaattaacaatgaaaagaaaagtaaagtcaTCCAGAAACATGTTTCTACCAGTGAGAATATAATACCTGAGCCTGTGGCTATCACACCACCCAGTACTATAAGAGAGGTGCCTAAAAGTTCTGTGGCTCTTAGTGAGGACATTGATCCACTTAAAGCTAACTGTGAGGAGGGTAATGACGAGGCTAGTCTTAGTCCTGACTTACCTGGAGAAGAGGCACCTCCACCCCCTGACAACATAGCATTTATGATCACTAACACCAAAGTTCAGGCCCTGTCCTGTGGCGAGTACCAAGAACTGGTCAATGCCAAGAAAGGAAGTGTCCAGACTGTTACTGTGGGGAGCGCCACTAACCAAGCGTACAGCACAGCGGATCACAATGGGCCACAGGACAATGGCTTTAACAAGAAGCCTGTCATCATCATTTTTGACGAGCCCATGGACATCCGTTCAGCGTACAAGCGCCTGTCCACCGTCTTTGAATGTGAGGAGGAACTGGACAGAATGCTCGCAGCAGAGTGCATCGAGGAGGAGAGTGAGGAGTCTGACACGGAGAGGAGTGGTGGCCCGCAGGTTAAAGCGGGAGGGACTGAGGTGGTTGATGGCATAAATGTCAGCACGTCACAGGTCACTGCAGATCACTTTGACATATTAccctcatcttcatcttcaatCTTGGAATCAAATGGTGACGCCAAGCAAGATGTTAAGAAGAAGTTCAAGTTTAAGTTCCCTAAGAAACAGCTGGCAGCACTGACCCAAGCAATTCGCACGGGCACCAAGTCAGGCAAGAAGACCTTACAGGTGGTTGTGTATGAAGATGAGGAGGAACCTGACGGTACTGTCAAGCAGCACAAAGAAGCAAAGAGATATGAGATCACACGTTCAAAGTCCTTGGCAGACGCTCCCAAGGCAACCGGCTCAGTTGCGCTGAAGAGACAGAATTCCGACTCCCTCTACAGGACGGATGAGATCCGGAAGAACACCTACAAGACACTGGACAGCCTGGAGCAGACCATCAAGCAGCTGGAGACCACTATCAGTGAGATGGGACCATGCTCCCCTGGGGAGCCAGTCTGCACAGAGGAAGCTAAAGCAGGGAATGGGAAAAGCTCAGAAGGAGTGGGGCTGAAGAGGTCTTCCTCTCTCCCTACCTCCAGAGCGTCAGGCCCTAAGGTACCCAGCAAAAACTTTTTGCAGAAGAAGCCAAAACCTCAGCTCCTTCCTCGCCCTGTAGTCATCCctactaccaccaccaccaccgtcCCCAGTGTCCCCAGCACCGTACAACAg ATCCCATTGCAGAACACCAGTGTCGCTTCCCCTACTAGTCGGATGCCCGTCCCTTTGTCTGCGAAGTCCAGGCAGTCGCCGGGTACTACTGACAAAGCAGGAAAACAGCAAAAACTGCAGGACGCTCAGAGGCAGTTCCGACAG GCTAACGGAAGTGCTAAAAGAGTGGGAGGGGATCATAAAACTACTTCCCCTACTATACCCACCTCTAAAATCCCTGCTTTTTATCCTAGCTCTACTAAAGGCAGCTCCCAGTCCGCACCAAACTCAGATGCTACTAATCCCATtaactcttcctcctcctcctcctcctcctcttcctcctctgtgacAAAGTCATCCCTCCTGTCCTTTCACACTCCTCGTTCCGGTTCCCAACCCTCCTCCCACATCCCTTCCCTTTCTAACGGATCCCTCAAACTCCCCACACCCTCACAGCACACAGGTAAAGCTCTGTCGTTCTCCTCGCAGACTCAGAATGGTCGAGTGCACTCCTCCTCTTcattctcctcctcatcctcctccccctcccctctgtcGCCCACACCTTTGGGCCCAGGTGGAAAGAGCATCCGCACCATACACACCCCCAGCTTCACCAGCTACAGGTCCCACAACGGCAGCAGCGGCAAATCCTGCATCCCAACAGCCACAGCAGCTAAGGACACCACCTAG